A stretch of the Melanotaenia boesemani isolate fMelBoe1 chromosome 24, fMelBoe1.pri, whole genome shotgun sequence genome encodes the following:
- the LOC121635924 gene encoding LOW QUALITY PROTEIN: golgin subfamily A member 6-like protein 7 (The sequence of the model RefSeq protein was modified relative to this genomic sequence to represent the inferred CDS: substituted 1 base at 1 genomic stop codon) — translation MATTARENTTNETATTTTGMLQEWQLQLQEQQLRLQEWQPQLQKXVQEWQLWLQEWQLQLQERQLWLQEWQLWLQERQL, via the exons ATGGCAACCACAGCTAGAGAAAATACAACTAATGAAACGGCAACTACGACTACAGGAATG CTACAGGAATGGCAACTACAGCTACAGGAACAGCAACTACGGCTACAGGAATGGCAACCACAGCTACAGAAATGA GTACAGGAATGGCAACTATGGCTACAGGAATGGCAACTACAGCTACAGGAACGGCAACTATGGCTACAGGAATGGCAACTATGGCTACAGGAAAGGCAACTATAG